Part of the Streptomyces sp. HSG2 genome, CAAGCGCGAGGTGCTGGAGTTCAAGCGGGCCGTCGCCCCGCTGGCGCGCCCGCTGCGGCTGCTCAGCGAGCGGCCGATGCCGCTGGTCGACCCCGAGATCCAGAAGTACTTCCGCGACGTCGCCGACCATCTCGCGCGAGTGCGGGAACAGGTGGTGGGCTTCGACGACTTGTTGAACTCGATCCTCCAGGCCAATCTCGCCCAGGCGTCGGTGGCACAGAACGAGGACATGCGGAAGATCACCTCATGGGCGGCGATCATCGCCGTCCCCACGATGGTGTGCGGCGTGTACGGGATGAACTTCGACCACATGCCCGAGGTTCACTGGCGCTACGGCTACCCGTTGGTCCTCGGCGTCACCGTGACCCTGTGTCTGGGCATCCACCGCACGCTGAAGCGCAACGGCTGGCTCTGACGCCTCGGCGAAGGCCCGCTCCTCGACGGCGAACGTCGCGACGGCTCGACGGCTCGACGGCGAAGAGCCGGATCCGGAGGCCGGTCGGGTGGCTAGGCTGGGGGCATGACAGCGCAGCCGCTCGCGTCGGCCCTGGTCGCCGAGGCCACGAAGAAATCCGGGCTGGTCTGGGTCCGGGGCGCGGAGGGCCCCGCGCGTCCGCTCTGGCACGTCTGGCACGAGGGCGGGGCCTGTGTGGTCGGCGACGGCCCCGGCGAGCAGCCCTTGCCGGCGCTGGTCGCGGGCGCCACGGCCGAGGTGACGGTCCGCAGCAAGGACACCGGCGGCCGGCTGGTCTCCTGGACGGCCCGTGTCGTCGAACCGCCTCCCGACGGCGAGGCGTGGCACGCCGCCGTGGCCGAGCTGAGGGGCAAGCGGCTGAACGCCGCCGACGGCGAGGCCCTGCCGGCGCGCTGGGCCCGCGAGTGTCGAGTGCTGCGGTTGGAGCCGACCGGCGACACCTCGCCGCCGCCCGAGGGCTCGCAGGCCGCGCCCCCGCTCCCGACACCGGCGGCGACACGGGGACCGCTCGCGGGGCGTCCGTCCCGGGCGGCAAGGAGACGGCGGACACGGTAGGCCGCGAGAGCGCGGGCGCCCCTCGCTCCGTGGCCGGCGCTCTCGGACACGGGGAACGGGCTCGCCCTTCACCGCCGGCGGCGGTCCTTCAGGAGGCGGGCAGCCCTCCGCCGTAGTCCAGGATCTCCTCCTCGTCGGGTTCCGTCAGCGGGAAGTCCCGGTTCCACTCGGAGAAGTCGATCGTGCCCGCGCCGCCGGCCCGTACCAGGCGCATCGGGTAGGGGGTCCCCTCCAGCGACACGTCCAGGGAACCGCCGGCGCCGTCGTCCCCGGTGACGCGGACGGTGGGGACGCCCCCCAGCTCGCGGCGACCGTCCGTCCGCACGCTGCCGTGCAGCGCCAGCACCCCGTCGAGCAGAGTGTCCTTGTCGGCGAACCCCAGGAACCTCTTGTACGACGGGTCGCCGTGAGGCACCGTCACGTACTTCCCGCCCAGCGTCTCCGCCGCCGCGGCCTCGGCGTCGCCGCTCCAGAACTCCGCGTCCGCCTCCAGGAAGAGTCGGTCCCCGATCCGCAGCAGCGAGAACGAGCCGTCGCCGCTGGTGACGGTGCCCATGCCGCCCTGGGAACGCAGCCGCATGTCGAGCCGGTAGGTCCGCCCGCCGGAGGACACCTCCCCGGAGAGCCGCACGGCCGAGGCCGACTCGGCGGCGGCACGTGTCCGAGCCTCGATCTCCTGGGCCGGGAGCCGACCTACGCCGTTGGTGCCGGCGTCCGGATCCTCGGCGCACCCCGTGAGCCCGGTTGCCGCCATCGCCAGCGCGCACGCCGCGCCCACCAGAGCGCCCCAGCGGTCTCCCGGCCGGCGAGTCACAGTCACGAATCGGGCTGCCTTTCTGTCTCCGAGGAAGCGGCGGAGGCGCCGCGAGGCCGGTGCGCGTGAGGGGTCGTGGCGGTGCACCGCAGCGTACCCGCACGCCTCACGAGATCCGAGGGCACTCCGTCCGGGCCGGCCGCCAAGGCGGGGCGCTCCCGGTCGGGCTAGCCTGGAGGCCGTTCGAGCGGACGGCGCGGACGCCGCGAAGGGCGGCGACGCACGACCCCGGCACCCACGACCCCCGGTGGGCGGGCCGACGACCCGAGGTCGCCGGGGTCCACCGCCGAAAGGAGGATCCGGCATGGCAGCGGGCGCCGCCCGGATCTTCGTGTCGCACCTCTCGGGTGTAGCCGTCTTCGACCCCAACGGCGACCTCGTCGGCCGGGTGCGCGATCTGGTCGTCATGCTCCGGGTCGGACACAAGCCGCCCAGGCTTCTCGGCCTCGTCGTCGAGCTGACGACGAGGCGTCGGATCTTCCTGCCGATGACCAGGGTGACCGGGGTCCAGTCCGGCCAGGTGCTCACCACCGGCGTCCTCAACGTCCGGCGCTTCGAACAGCGACCCACGGAACGGCTGGTCTTCGGCGAGTTGCTGGATCGGCGGGTGACGCTCGTGGACACCGCCGAGGAGGCCACCGTCCTGGACCTGTCGGTGCGGCAGTTGCCCAGGCGCGACTGGGTGATCGATCGGGTGTTCGTACGCAAGGGGAGGAAGGGCGGTGCCTTCCGGCGGGGCAAGGGCGAGGCCGTCACCGTCGAGTGGTCGGCGGTGACCGGTCTGTCACTGGAGGAGCACGGCCAGGGGGCGGAGAACCTGCTGGCCACCTTCGAGCAGCTGCGTCCGGCGGACCTGGCCAACGTGCTGCACCACCTCTCGGCGAAGCGTCGCGCCGAGGTCGCCGCCGCGCTCGACGACGACCGGCTGGCCGACGTGCTGGAGGAACTCCCGGAGGACGACCAGATCGAGATCCTGGGCAAGCTGGCCGAGGACCGCGCCGCCGACGTCCTGGAGGCCATGGACCCGGACGACGCCGCCGACCTGCTGGGCGAGCTGCCGGAGGCGGACAAGGAGCGCCTGCTCGGCCTGATGCGTCCGGACGACGCCGCGGACGTGCGACGGCTGATGGCCTACGAGGAACACACCGCGGGTGGTCTGATGACCACCGAGCCGATCGTGTTGCGGCCGGACGCCACGATCGCGGACGCCCTGGCCCGGGTCCGCAACCCGGACCTGTCCCCCTCGCTGGCGGCGCAGGTGTACGTGTGCCGGCCGCCCGACGAGACGCCGACGGGCAAGTACCTGGGGACCGTGCACTTCCAGCGGTTGCTCCGCGATCCGCCGTACACGCTG contains:
- a CDS encoding CBS domain-containing protein; the protein is MAAGAARIFVSHLSGVAVFDPNGDLVGRVRDLVVMLRVGHKPPRLLGLVVELTTRRRIFLPMTRVTGVQSGQVLTTGVLNVRRFEQRPTERLVFGELLDRRVTLVDTAEEATVLDLSVRQLPRRDWVIDRVFVRKGRKGGAFRRGKGEAVTVEWSAVTGLSLEEHGQGAENLLATFEQLRPADLANVLHHLSAKRRAEVAAALDDDRLADVLEELPEDDQIEILGKLAEDRAADVLEAMDPDDAADLLGELPEADKERLLGLMRPDDAADVRRLMAYEEHTAGGLMTTEPIVLRPDATIADALARVRNPDLSPSLAAQVYVCRPPDETPTGKYLGTVHFQRLLRDPPYTLVGSVLDDDLNPLTPEAELPAVAGFFAAYDMVAAPVVDESGSLLGAVTVDDVLDHMLPQDWRETDFHLPGEVD